The Cloeon dipterum chromosome 3, ieCloDipt1.1, whole genome shotgun sequence genome includes a region encoding these proteins:
- the LOC135938388 gene encoding cytochrome P450 6B1-like, producing the protein MLWSLPIWLNVGIFLWTIVLGLLYRFFTSHFDHWQKKGVVFEKGLPFFGSLYPSVTLQKPLMQHLDDLYKKYGSERFVGIFQGRRPALLVRDPQLIKHITVKDFGNFHDHGFRIDEEIDPIQGKNLFNLDGERWKEMRAKLTPTFTSGKIKTMTPMMQEVATTLQEHLSAVTKGSRLIEAKEVFARYSTDVISSCVFGIECNSINNPKNKMRTMGEKIAHVDFWRAIKIFTVINLPEIADRLKFVIMDSTVTAFFRNLVKNLIEARRKTGESRKDFIQLLIDLKDRRKQSNAESVSNRLTDDDLMAQTAVFFLAGFETSALTLSTICYELSRNLEIQNRAQSEIDFILAGSNGNLSHEALKEMKLRCSSGWILEALRKYPPAGNLMRVCTENYIIPNTEVLVEKGTMLLIPSYSLQNDPKYFPNPEIFDPERFWGENSKGKSQFVHLPFGEGPRHCIGQRFAFVQIKMALAIVLSKFRLTLNELTNQPLRFDPKTLISTPLGGIWLNIEERI; encoded by the exons ATGTTGTGGTCTTTACCGATTTGGCTTAACGTCGGCATTTTTCTCTGGACAATCGTGTTGGGATTGTTGTACCGCTTTTTCACGAGCCACTTTGACCATTGGCAGAAGAAAGGGGTCGTGTTCGAAAAAGGGCTGCCTTTTTTTGGTTCTCTTTACCCTTCCGTAACTCTGCAGAAGCCGCTCATGCAACACTTGGATGATCTTTACAAGAAGTACGGGAGTGAAAGATTCGTCGGGATTTTTCAGGGGCGCCGGCCAGCCCTTTTAGTAAGAGACCCGCAGCTCATTAAACACATCACAGTCAAAGACTTCGGCAACTTTCACGACCACGGATTCAGG atCGACGAGGAGATCGACCCTATCCAAggcaaaaacctttttaacttAGACGGAGAGCGATGGAAAGAAATGAGAGCAAAACTGACCCCAACTTTTACTTCCGGTAAAATCAAAACGATGACACCAATGATGCAAGAAGTGGCTACGACTTTGCAGGAACACCTGAGTGCCGTGACCAAAGGATCGCGGCTTATCGAGGCAAAG GAAGTTTTCGCACGTTATTCGACAGATGTGATCAGCAGTTGCGTTTTTGGCATTGAATGCAACTCGATCAACAACCCTAAAAACAAGATGCGCACAATGGGAGAAAAAATAGCACATGTTGATTTTTGGCGGgcgatcaaaattttcaccgTCATAAATCTCCCTGAg ATTGCAGATAGGTTAAAATTCGTGATTATGGACAGCACGGTGACGGCATTTTTCCGTAACTTAGTGAAGAATTTGATTGAAGCGAGGAGGAAAACAGGCGAATCAAGGAAGGATTTCATTCAGCTgctaattgatttaaaagacAGAAGAAAACAGTCAAACGCCGAAAGTGTCTCAAATC GACTGACCGACGACGACCTGATGGCTCAAACGGCCGTGTTCTTCCTAGCCGGATTTGAAACTTCCGCGTTGACTCTTTCCACCATCTGTTATGAACTGTCCCGCAATTTGGAAATCCAAAATCGAGCGCAAAGTGAAATCGACTTTATATTGGCCGGTTCTAATGGGAATCTTTCACATGAAGCActgaaagaaatgaaattgcgTTGTtcaag TGGTTGGATTTTAGAAGCTCTGCGAAAGTACCCACCAGCTGGCAACTTAATGCGCGTCTGCACAGAGAATTACATAATTCCTAACACAGAGGTTCTAGTTGAGAAAGGAACAATGCTGCTGATACCAAGCTACTCACTACAAAACGATCCAAAGTACTTCCCAAACCCGGAAATATTTGATCCTGAACGATTTTGGGGTGAAAACTCGAAAGGCAAAAGTCAGTTTGTTCATTTGCCGTTTGGAGAAGGACCAAGACATTGCATAG GACAGAGATTTGcatttgttcaaataaaaatggcactTGCGATAGTTTTGAGTAAATTTAGGTTGACACTGAACGAGCTGACCAACCAACCTCTGCGGTTTGACCCGAAGACTCTGATTTCAACGCCGCTGGGCGGCATTTGGCTCAACATTGAGGAAAGAATTTGA
- the LOC135938387 gene encoding uncharacterized protein LOC135938387 translates to MWWMLPLWLNVLLGLLAILAGLTYAFLTSQFDNWKKKGVKYEPGVPFFGSLMRAMTLKEHMMENLDYIYKKFEGEKFVGFFQGKRASLLVRDPELIKNIIVKDFAHFYDHGFKINEEADPMEAKNLFNLEGHKWKVMRSKLSPTFTSGKIKLMTPLMEEVGQNLQKNLTDLSMSGRAVEMKDLSSRYTVDVIGSCAFGINCNSIDNPNSELKVMGKKLIHMDAWRAIKAFIIMFLPEIGIKLRLAFINEELTNFFRRLVKDVMELRKKTKEIRKDFIQLLIELKEKGSVSVDTTEDEKEIKQQNGFALPPQDESQTLTDDDLTAQAVVFFLAGFETSSTLISFSCLELATNPDVQRKLQDDIDRALSNHNGKLTYDALKEMKYLDAVIQESLRKYPPAGNLMRICTKNYIIPGTNVQIEEGTPVIIPTFSIQNDPKYFPNPEAFDPDRFLEENALHKYQYLHMPFGEGPRQCIGNRFALVQSKMGLASIFSKFEVTLAKETKYPPVIDPQQFVLAVKGGVWVHVKARSEEATHKMIWSLSLWLIVPLGLWVVFLGLLYYFLTSNFDHWKKRGVRYEKGLPFFGSLFSAMTLREHRIICIDKIYKKFSNESIVGYFQGRQPALLVNDPELIKSIVVKDFAHFHDHGLQLDEELNPLVAKNLFNLEGHRWKEMRSKLSPTFTSGKIKMMTPLIAEVGKTLQTFLANTANKSDGKVNIKEAAVSYTTDAIGTCVFGVQCNSIENPNTTFMAMGKKLVDFNFLRGIKTLCIIFVPEVAKLLKFEFIEKDLTNYFRNMVKEMMESRRKTGQMRKDFLQLLIELKDKGSISVDNAEDEYESRQLGGFEEDQRASTSTELISHDDLTAQATIFFLAGFETSSTIISFACLELALDYQCQQRAQAEIDQVLSKHGGSLTFDALKEMVYLDCIIQETLRKYPPTGALLRICTKNYIIPGTNVHVDKGTPIMIPIYSIQNDAKYFPEPERFDPGRFSDDNALHKLQYLHMPFGDGPRHCIGMRFALVQIKVCLASVLSKFDVSPSKETVYPPKIDPKRPIISALGGVYVNLQERK, encoded by the exons ATGTGGTGGATGCTACCGCTTTGGTTGAACGTGCTGCTGGGCCTGCTGGCCATCCTTGCGGGCCTCACGTACGCCTTTTTGACCAGCCAGTTCGACAATTGGAAGAAGAAGGGTGTTAAGTATGAACCTGGTGTGCCCTTTTTCGGCTCGCTGATGCGCGCTATGACTCTGAAGGAGCACATGATGGAAAATTTGGATTACATTTACAAGAAATTCGAAGGCGAAAAGTTTGTCGGTTTCTTCCAGGGCAAAAGGGCATCTTTGTTGGTCAGAGACCCTGAACtgatcaaaaatataatcgTCAAAGATTTCGCCCACTTCTATGACCACGGATTTAAG ATTAACGAGGAAGCGGATCCTATGGAAGCGAAGAATCTTTTCAATCTGGAAGGACACAAGTGGAAGGTTATGAGGAGTAAATTGTCACCGACCTTCACCtccggaaaaattaaattaatgacacCTCTGATGGAAGAAGTCGGCCAGAACTTACAGAAAAACCTGACCGATCTGTCCATGAGCGGGAGAGCTGTCGAAatgaag GATCTATCCTCTCGATACACAGTGGATGTAATTGGAAGTTGCGCTTTTGGAATCAATTGCAACTCAATTGACAATCCCAACTCTGAGTTAAAGGTTATGGGGAAAAAATTGATCCACATGGATGCCTGGAGGGCCATTAAGGCCTTTATCATTATGTTTTTACCAGAG ATCGGTATCAAGTTGAGATTAGCTTTCATCAACGAAGAATTGACAAACTTTTTCCGCCGGTTGGTAAAGGACGTGATGGAGCTGAGGAAGAAAACGAAAGAGATCCGTAAAGACTTCATTCAATTGTTGATCGAACTGAAAGAAAAAGGAAGTGTGTCGGTCGACACCACCGAAGACGAAAAGGAGATAAAACAGCAGAACGGATTCGCTTTACCTCCGCAGGACGAGTCTCAGA CCCTGACTGACGACGACCTGACTGCCCAGGCAGTGGTCTTTTTCCTCGCTGGCTTTGAAACGTCATCAACATTGATTTCGTTTTCCTGTCTTGAGCTGGCAACCAACCCTGACGTACAGAGAAAACTCCAGGATGACATCGACCGAGCCCTGAGCAACCACAATGGGAAACTCACCTACGATGCCCTAAAGGAGATGAAGTATTTGGACGCCGTCATccaag AATCGTTGCGCAAGTATCCACCGGCAGGAAATCTGATGCGCATCTGCACCAAAAACTACATCATTCCCGGCACCAATGTACAGATTGAAGAGGGAACACCAGTTATCATCCCAACTTTCTCCATCCAAAACGatccaaaatatttccctAATCCTGAAGCTTTTGATCCTGATCGTTTCTTGGAAGAAAACGCCCTGCACAAGTACCAATACCTGCACATGCCTTTCGGAGAAGGACCTCGCCAGTGCATTg GCAACCGCTTTGCTCTCGTTCAGTCGAAAATGGGTCTGGCCTcgattttcagcaaatttgaagTGACATTAGCTAAGGAAACGAAGTACCCTCCAGTAATCGATCCGCAACAATTTGTGCTGGCCGTAAAGGGTGGCGTTTGGGTGCATGTCAAAGCCCGCAGTGAAGA GGCGACGCATAAAATGATCTGGTCCTTGTCGCTCTGGCTCATCGTGCCTTTGGGCCTGTGGGTCGTTTTTCTGGGACTGCTCTATTACTTCCTTACTTCGAATTTTGACCATTGGAAGAAAAGAGGTGTCAG ATATGAAAAGGGCTTACCCTTTTTTGGCTCACTTTTCTCGGCCATGACCTTGCGGGAGCACAGAATCATATGCAtcgacaaaatttataaaaagttcAGCAATGAGAGCATTGTGGGATATTTTCAGGGAAGACAGCCGGCTCTTCTCGTCAATGATCCTGAGCTGATCAAGAGTATTGTCGTTAAGGATTTCGCTCATTTTCATGATCACGGTCTGCAG cTTGATGAAGAACTAAACCCATTGGTGGCGAAGAATCTGTTCAATTTGGAAGGACACCGATGGAAGGAGATGAGAAGTAAACTCTCTCCAACATTTAcatcaggaaaaataaaaatgatgacgCCGCTCATCGCTGAAGTTGGCAAAACACTGCAGACATTTTTGGCAAATACTGCCAATAAATCAGATGGTAAAGTCAACATTAAG GAAGCTGCGGTGAGCTATACAACTGACGCGATTGGCACTTGCGTTTTTGGCGTGCAGTGCAATTCAATAGAGAACCCAAACACTACCTTCATGGCCATGGGCAAAAAGTTAGtcgatttcaattttctgagAGGAATCAAGACGCtctgtattatttttgtgccGGAG GTTgcaaaattgctcaaattcgAGTTTATTGAGAAGGATTTGACCAATTACTTCCGTAATATGGTCAAGGAGATGATGGAGAGCAGAAGGAAAACGGGACAAATGCGAAAAGACTTTCTACAGCTGCTGATTGAACTGAAGGATAAGGGCTCAATTTCGGTAGACAATGCCGAGGACGAATACGAGAGCAGACAACTAGGTGGATTTGAAGAAGACCAACGTGCCTCAACAAGTACAGAGC TTATTTCCCACGATGACTTGACTGCTCAAGCAACCATTTTCTTCCTGGCTGGTTTTGAAACTTCATCAacaataatttcctttgcgTGCTTGGAGCTAGCACTAGATTATCAATGCCAGCAACGAGCTCAAGCCGAAATCGACCAGGTCTTGAGCAAACACGGCGGCAGCCTAACTTTTGATGCGCTGAAAGAAATGGTTTACCTCGATTGCATTATCcaag AAACGCTGCGAAAGTATCCTCCGACTGGTGCATTGCTGCGGATTTGCACCAAAAACTACATCATACCAGGCACCAACGTACACGTTGATAAAGGAACTCCAATCATGATCCCAATATACTCGATCCAAAACGATGCCAAGTACTTTCCGGAGCCGGAGAGGTTTGACCCTGGCCGTTTCAGCGATGACAACGCACTGCACAAACTGCAATACCTACACATGCCTTTTGGAGACGGACCGCGACATTGCATAG ggATGAGATTTGCTCTGGTTCAAATCAAAGTATGCCTAGCGTCAGTCCTGAGCAAATTTGACGTCTCGCCTAGCAAAGAAACAGTTTATCCACCGAAAATTGATCCCAAGAGACCGATTATTAGTGCTTTGGGAGGAGTCTACGTGAATTTGCAGGAGCGTAAATAA